Proteins encoded together in one uncultured Desulfobacter sp. window:
- a CDS encoding ABC transporter permease — protein MKINTSDIKITIRPDAPAGSVLKDVWEFRHLFYFLAWRDILVRYKQTLVGVAWSVIKPLSTMVVFTIVFGKLADLPSGQVPYGVMVMAALLPWQFFTNILSSTGNSLVSNASLVSKVYFPRVIIPMAAVVVALVDFFIAFALLIGMMLVYGVWPGMTILLLPGFMAIAVLTSLGAGLFVAALNVKYRDFMHLMPFILQFGLYLSPVGYASSIVPNGWRFIYSLNPMVGVIDGFRWVLLGEKALVYWPGVFISVLLSVVIFILGLKFFIQNEREFADII, from the coding sequence TTGAAAATAAACACAAGCGATATTAAAATAACCATTCGGCCGGATGCTCCGGCCGGATCTGTTTTAAAAGATGTCTGGGAATTCAGACATCTTTTTTATTTTTTGGCCTGGCGGGATATTCTGGTCCGGTATAAGCAGACCTTGGTCGGGGTGGCTTGGAGTGTGATAAAACCTTTGTCTACCATGGTGGTTTTTACCATCGTTTTTGGTAAACTTGCTGATTTGCCGTCGGGACAAGTGCCCTACGGTGTTATGGTCATGGCGGCGCTTCTGCCCTGGCAGTTTTTCACTAATATCCTTTCCAGTACCGGCAATTCCCTGGTGTCCAATGCATCGCTGGTGTCAAAGGTTTATTTCCCCCGGGTGATTATTCCTATGGCAGCGGTGGTGGTGGCTTTGGTTGATTTTTTTATTGCCTTTGCCCTGCTTATTGGGATGATGTTGGTTTACGGGGTGTGGCCGGGTATGACCATTCTGCTGCTGCCGGGATTCATGGCAATTGCCGTATTGACCTCCCTGGGTGCCGGGCTGTTTGTGGCCGCGCTGAATGTAAAGTATCGGGATTTCATGCACCTGATGCCTTTTATTCTCCAATTCGGGTTATATTTGTCCCCTGTGGGGTATGCAAGCAGTATTGTGCCGAATGGCTGGCGGTTTATTTACAGTCTGAATCCCATGGTGGGGGTGATTGACGGATTCAGATGGGTGCTGTTAGGGGAGAAAGCTTTGGTATATTGGCCTGGGGTTTTTATCTCGGTGCTACTGTCTGTGGTGATATTTATTTTGGGGCTTAAGTTTTTTATTCAAAATGAACGTGAGTTTGCTGACATAATATAG